The genomic segment CTGTCGGTGGAGATGACAACCGACAAGGCTTGTTATACTCCAGGACAGGTTGTGGTGTTCAGTGCAAGTGGCAGTCTGCCAAGCAATGCCTATGTGCGCTACCGCCATGGTGCTATGGTGTTGGAGTCGCATAAGTTGTCGGATGTCATGAGCAACAACCGATGGACATGGACTCCACCTACCACCGACTACCAAGGTTATCTCGTGGAATTGTTTGCCGAGTCGAATGGGACGGAGGTCGTGTTGGGAACAATAGCTGTTGATGTGTCAAGCAACTGGAAGCATTTCCCACGTTATGGTTTTGTGGCGGATTTCAACAACTATGATGGTAGCTTCCACATCAATAAGAAAAGAAGAAGATTATAAGTTTAAGGTAAAAGAAGCAGGATATTATGACATCACCATAGACTTGGATCAGATGCGTATTTATGTGAAGAAAGGTAAGAAGGTTGTTTTCAAGTAATGCCGACAATAAGTGGAAGATTGACGAGGCTGGTAAGTATGATGTGAAGTTGAATACTGCCGATATGACAATCTCTATCGTGAAGAATGTACCATCAAACATTTCTTCTGTTGAGGCAGAGGCAAATGCTCCTGTGGAGTACTTCACTCTTGATGGTAAGCGTGTCAACAACATTTCTGCCAAGGGACTTTATATCAAGCGCCAAGGTGGTAAGGCTGTGAAAGTAGTAGTTGTAGAATAATTTTAACCCTAATTATTTAAGTTTTTTTCTCTTTTTATCCCTCACATCCCTCACGTTTTCTCTTTCTAAATATTTAATCGTTTGATAATGAGGTGTTTGCCTCGTCTGTATAGCGTGATGGATAGCCGAAATGTTTACAAAATCCATCACGCTATCCATCACTTATTGCCTTTATCCCTCACGTTTTTCTGCTTATCTTCTTGCTGAAATCGTTTTTTTATGCACGTGATTCGGGACAAGGGTGAAAGTTTTCGGGACAAAGCTTGCATTTGGCTTTAAAATTTTGTATCTTTGCAGCAACCAAGTTACATGGGACCGACGATCTTGCCATAGATGCCCCGTGTTCCTTTGCGGAGAGTTGACAACACAGATTCCACAATGGCACTAACCACTGCGAAACCTAATGTTTAATTTAAAATTTATTTTTTATGGAATTAAATCTTAATGATCCTGCGTTTATCAAAAGTCTGGTAGATTATCATTGGATGTACTGCTTCAATGCCGATTGTCCTCGGGCAGCAGAATGCATCCGATTCATCTCGGCAAAGTTCAAACCCGATGATGTTACTGCCGGAAATGCTGTTTATCCCGATGCTAACCTCCATGCATCTTGTTCCCATTTCATGCGTGTGCACCAGTTCAAGGCGGCATGGGGATTTTCCCATCTCTACGACCAGGTAAAACATGTCGAAATGCAGACCATCAAGTACCGCATCATGGATGTTCTGGGCAACCGTACTACCTATTATCGTGTACATCGGGGGGAGAAACATCTTACGCCGGAAATGCAGGAGCAGGTGAAGAAGGTCTTTGCTGAATATGGTTATGGGGAACCTGCCTATGATCATTATGCAGAAGAAATCGGATTCGTTTACGAATAAAGCAGAATCCCCTGCCGATGTATCGAAAGCGGGAATGCGACGTGTCGGTTTGTTTCACAGGGCGAAACAGAGTGTTTCTCCGCTTGAAAGTGCATATAAAAAGTGTTTGAGAGAAGAATGAGGAAAGTTTACTGGTTATCAGTTACTTTCCTCATTTTGGTTAAAAGTGGCGAGGACAGACGAAGACGGGAATACGACAAGATGAGACAGAGGAACGTTACCTATCCGTAACCTATACCCCAAATGGGGAATGTTAAGGTTCGGAAGAATGAGGAAGGTTACGAATTGAATTTGAACGCTCTGATTTATAGTGAGTTACTAATGAGCAACGTAAGTTTTTTGGTTACGAACCAAATTTGCCGTGTTCTGCCGTGAAATGCGTAGCAAGAAAAGACTCTTCAGGTATTAATTTTGAACGCAAAAAAGAATGACGTTATGAAGAGTACATTTTCAATTATCTTCTACCTCAAAAGACAGGTAGTAAAGAAAGATGGTACTGTTCCAGTTATGGGACGTATCACAGTGGACGGAACACAGGCGCAGTTCAGTTGCAAGACAACTGCCAATCCAGATTTGTGGGACACCAAGGGCGGACGCATGATAGGTAAGAGTATGCAGGCTTTGGAGGTGAACCGTAAATTGGACAAGATGCGTGTGAGTATCAGCAAGCATTATCAGGAGATTATGGACAGGGACAACTTCGTCACTGCCGACAAGGTGAAGAACGCCTTTCTTGGCTTGGAGTATCGTTGCCATACACTGATGAAAGTCTATTCTCAAAGCCGTGATGAAATGGAAAAGCAATATAAGGCTGGCATGAAATCTTTGAGTACATACACGAAGTATAGAATCGGGTGTGCCTATGTGGGCGAGTTCTTGCAGACGCATTACCATGTGAAGGATATTGCTCTGAAAGAGTTATCGCTGCCTTTTATCACAGACTACGAGACTTTTCTCAGAACCGACAAGCACTTGAAGATAAACTCTGCGATGGTGTTTGTCCGCAATCTCCGTGCAATGGTATTCCGTGCCATAGATAATGAATGGCTCGTAAAAGACCCTTTCAGACGATATGAGTACAAGGAAGAAGAGACGACAAGAGAGTTTCTGAGCAAAGAAGAGATTCACCTGTTGATGGAAACACCTATCACAAGAAAGAAGATGAGTATGGTGCGTGACTTGTTCCTGTTCTGTTGTTTTACAGGTCTCGCTTTCATTGATCTGTACAACTTGAAGGAAGAGAACATCAAGGAATTTTTCGATGAAGGTGAATGGATCGTTATCCATCGACAGAAGACTGGAACGGAAGCCAACATCAAGTTGCTTGATTATCCCAAGCAGATTATGGAAAAATACCGTGGATTGTGTGAAGACGGCAGGGTGTTTCCAGTACCCAACTACCAAAGTTGTATGGATTCGCTCAAAAGACTGGGCAAGAAATGTGGTATCACCAAGCCGCTGTCCTGGCACATGAGCCGTCATTCGTTCGCAACCTCGGTTTGCCTCTCCAACGGAGTTCCAATAGAAACCGTGAGTTCAATGCTTGGTCACAAGGACATAAAGACAACCCAGGTGTATGCCAAGATTACCAAGGAGAAATTGAGCAAAGACGTGGAAAAGTTGTCTCAGCAGATTAATAACATTGAGGAATTCACGTTTGGAAATGTTTGCAACGATAATACTAACACTATAAATGGCAGAGTATGAAACGACAAGTGATAACAATACAAGAAGAAATGGTCATCTACGCCCCACATCATGGTGAGGTGTGGATGACAGTTTGGGAGATTGCCGAACTGTTGAATGTAACAGGGACAGCAGTGAAGAATACCATCAAGCGCATTTGGAAACAAAGTGTGCTGAAAGATTTCCAGCTTTCTCAATACATCAAACTTGAAAATGGATATTCTGCGCATGTCTATGATATGGAAGTGATTATCGCCATAGCACTTCAAATGGATACATACCAAGCCTTGTTGTTCAGACAATGGTTTATCAGTAAGGTTGTAAACCGCAAGGATTGCCATGCAGAGCAAGTAAAACACGAGTATCCGATGATTATTGTGATGAACGGAACGATGCCAAGAGGTGCAAGTTAGAATCTCTCATCTTTTAATAAGATTCCTACACCTTTATAAATAATAGCGTACAGAGGAAACGATTTTTGTCGTTGTACCCTGTACGCTATTTTTGTTTCACTATTATGAAGCAGTACCCTCCTCTTATGAAACAGTGCCGTCGATTATCGGCTTGCGGTAATTACCAGTGAGAAGTGCTTGTATCTCGGATTCCGGATAGAGGGTTTTGCCACATAATATAATGTAGGGCAAAATGCCTTGCTTGCGATATTCCTGCAAGGTGCGGCGACTAAGCTTCAAATGCTCGGAGAGTTCCTTGTCGGTGAGGTATCGCTCCCCGTTCAAAGGTGGGCTGTAGGACTCGATGAATGAAGATAGCCAGTTGTTGGCTTTCTTCAAGGATTGCATGGCGGTGTCTATCGACTTGCTCTCATGCGTAAGAAGTTGGTTCATGTTCATTGTTTACAATTTGGATTAAGTGGTGAATATAAAATGTGTTGGCTCGCCCAGGGTGAAGTTTTCGGCTTTGCCTTGGGCGAGTTTGGCTTTACGCTATACCGATTTGATTCTGGCGATAAGCGGAACGATGGCTTTGACCTCTTCGGGACAGTAATAGAATTGGCGACCTATCTGGGTATGCCCCAAGAAACGGCGGTCACGAAGTTTTTGTAAGGTGCGCTGGCTGATGCGAAGTTGCTGGCAGACCTCATGACCTGTAAGCCATTTGTTCAGACGCTTGCCGTTAGCCTTATGCTTCAGCAACTCAACTTTCTTTACCAAGGCATCGTATCTTGCCATCATCAAGTCGAATGCCTTCTTTTCCATTGTTACTACTTCCATATTCTCTGTTTTATTGGTTCAACAAATTCGGGTGCAAAGTTAATGTGTGTATGTTGAAAAACAATGAAAATGAATAACTGTGGCAGTACTTTTCTGGGGTTTGCCGACCGCTTGGCAAGAAAAATCAAGAAAATTATACGTGGGTCATTAATGAGTTGTTAAACGGGTATTTCGCAAATGATTAATTTTGCCACCGAGAAATCAAAACAGCAAAGTTTGTAACATTTAAAACGGAATCAAAATGGAAGTAATAACAATGGAAAGTCCAGCCTTTAAGATGCTGACAGAACAGATTGCCGACGTGGCAAAGTTGGTAGCTCTCATATATTCCAATGCGAGAGAAAATACCAAAAGAAGAAGCATGGAACTTGTGCTGACAAGCAGTGATGCAGCAAGAATACTTGGGATAAGCAAGCGAACCCTGCAGCGCTTGCGCTCTACCAACAGCATCGAGTACTTCATGGTGCGCGGACAATGCAGATATAGCATCAACGCTGTACAGAAATTGATTGAGGAACGAACCATTGCCAAGGAGACATGAGTATGGAAGATGGAACATTGAGACGATTGGAATTATATCTGCATGACCTGCACAAGAAGATTGACGGCATCTATGACATGCTGATGTTGAGACATGAGCGAAGCGGAGAGGACAAGGGATGCTCTGGCATCAACGAGAAATTGCTCGACAACCAGGATCTCTGTCTTTTGTTTCAAATTTCTCCCCGTTCCCTGCAACGCTACCGCAGTCTGGGAGTGCTTCCCTACAAGCGGCTGGGACAGAAGACCTACTACACGGAGGAAGACGTGAAGCAATTTATCAAGAACAACGTGAAGGATTTCAATCAGGAGAATGTAGAGCATTATATGACTCGCATTCACCAAAAATTCAAATAACAAAAGTATTCACCATTAAACATTTACAATTATGGGACAAAAGAAAAAGAGTGATGAACAGGACGTGCTGGTAGTCCGTGACGAAAAGACGGGCGAGATCAGCGTCGTCGCCGGACTCAGCAGAGACGGCACACCGAAGCGAGCACCCGCCAAGGCGGAGAACACGTCCGACTTCCTGCGTTTTGACCGCAACAGTGACTTGATGGACAGTTTCTTTAGAAACTTCTTCCGCCAGTGCAAGGAGCCAAGCCGATTCGGATTCTATCGCATAGCGGCAGACCAGGTGGAAAACCTGCTTGGCGTGATGAAGGAGTTGCTGAAAGATCCGGAGGCTAACAAGGAGATTCTTTCTGCCCACAAGGTTGACACCTCCAATTATGAGAAAGAGGCAAAGCAATCGGAAGGTCAGGCGAAAGAAACCGCATCATCGGACGATGCGTCCAAGACGCAAGCTAACACCGAAAAAGAGAATGTATCATCTGAACAAACCAACGAAAAAGAGAACGACATGGAACAGAAACCAGAACAGACCGCAACCGAACAGCAGGCACAGACCGCTCCGGGTGTAAAGCAGAACCTCATTAGTGGTAACGATGTGAACCTGCAGGAACTTGGTGCCAAATATGGCATAGACTTCAACAGTATGAATGAGAAGGATATGAAAGCCCTGCTCAACTACGGCAAGACGGGGCTTGTGATTGTGAAGCCGACCTTCGGCGGTGAACAGATAGAGATACAGGCCCGTCTGTCATTCCGTAAGGACGATAACGACCAGTTGCAACTCGTGCCGCATTTCGTGCGCAACGAGCCAAAACTCGATGTCGCTTACAAAGGCTATACCTTCACTCCAGAGGACAAGAAGAACCTGTTGCAGAACGGTAACCTCGGAAAGGTAGTGGATTTCCCCGACAAGAACACAGGTGAACTGCGTCCTCATTTCATCAGTATCGACCGTCTCACCAATGAGATTGTGGACATCCCTACCAACAAGGTGCGCATACCCGATACCATCGGCAAGACACCTATTACCAAGGACGACAAGAGAGTGCTCTACTCAGGTATTCCGCTTCGTAAGGAGATTGAGCTTGCCAACGGGCGCAAGTTTACACCGCTGCTGCAGGTGAATGTGGAACAGCGTGGCGTGGAGTTCGTGCCTGGCAGCACAAGACAGGCGCAAGGTCAGAAACAGAATGGAGACAAGAAGCAAACCGCTGACAAGCAGGAGCAGAAGGCAGAAGGTGATGTGGGTGGTCAGAAGAAGCAGCAAGATCCCAACCACTGGCTCAATGAGGATGGAACCATCCGCCGACTCAACACCTATTTCAAGAAGGAACTGACCGAGCAGCAGAAGGACGACTATGTGGCAGGCAAGACCATCGAGATCAAGGAAGTGCCGAACAAGAACGGCAGCGGTACCTATACCGCCTACGTGAAGTTCGATTTCGACAAGATGCAGCCACGTTCCTACCGCAACAATCCAGACATCAAACAGGCAAAGGAACAGATTCCTACCAACGAGAACAAGGTACAAGTCGCCGTCAACGAGCAGGGCAAGACCCATGAGGCAACCAAGCACACCAAGGAGCCGCTGAGTCCGGGACAGTCTGCGCCAAAGAACGAAAAGCAGCAGAAGGAACAGAGCGCCGAGGAACAGAAGCCAAAGAGAAAGGCAAGAAGCGTGAAGATGTAGTTGCCGCCACTTGATCCACAGAGTTAATCATCCATCATAACAACCGACATCTGCGACCGTCTATCCCACGGTTGCGGATGTCACAAAAACAACAGACAATGAAGACAATCATCGCAGAGAAACCAAGTGTAGCCAAGGAAATCGCCCACATTGTAGGAGCTGACAAGCGTGAGGAAGGCTATATGCAGGGCAATGGCTATTATGTGACATGGGCATTCGGACATTTAGTGCAGCCAGCCATGCCGGAAACCTACGGCATGAAGGGATTCCATGCGGAGAATCTGCCTGTGATTCCCGACCCGTTCGTTCTTGTTCCCCGACAAGTCAAGACAGAGAACGGCTACAAACCAGATGCAGGTGTGCTTGCCCAGATAAAAATTATCGGCAAGCTGTTTGACAGCAGTGAGCGCATTATTGTAGCAACCGATGCCGGACGTGAGGGAGAGTTGATTTTCCGATACCTCTATGCGTATCTTGGTTGCAGGAAACCTTTCGACCGTCTCTGGATCAGTTCGCTTACGGACACCGCCATCCGTGAGGGACTTCTGAACCTCAAGGATGGCAAGGAGTATGACAATCTCTATCATGCAGCGAAGGCACGAAGTGAGGCAGACTGGCTCGTCGGCATCAACGGCACGCAGGCCCTGACGATAGCCGCAGGACGTGGCACCTATTCCGTAGGTCGTGTGCAGACTCCGACCCTTGGCATGGTGTGCGAACGCTATTGGGAACACAAGCGTTTCGAGTCGAAACCGTTCTGGCAGGTACACTTCGGTGTGGTTGATGCAGACAGTGGCAATATACTGAAGTTCACATCTGCCAACCGATGGACAGACAAAGCTACCGCAACCGATATATATAATAAGGTGAAAGAAACAGGTTCTGTCATCATCACAAAGATCGCAACCAAGCGAAAGGTGGAGAAGGCACCGCTCCTTTACGACCTCACCACCTTGCAGAAAGAAGCCAACTCCCAGCATGGCTTCACGGCAGAGCATACACTCTCCATCGCCCAGAAACTCTACGAGGCAAAGTTCATCACCTATCCAAGAACATCAAGCCGCTATATCTCGGATGATGTATTTGCCACCCTTCCCAAACTCTTCAAGAATCTGGAGAATCATTCGGAATATGGAGAAAAAGTGAAACTCTTGCCTGGCAGTGAGGACTACAGCAAGAACAGCGTGAATGCCGCCAAGGTGACCGATCACCATGCCCTGCTCATCACAGAAAATGCAGCCATTGGTCTTTTCAAGGACGAGAAGATCGTTTATGACATGATATTGTGCCGGATGATTGAAGCGTTCTCAGCAGACTGCATCAAGGACATCACATCAGTATCGGCGCAAGTGGATCATGACGTCGAATTTGGCATCAGTGGCTCCATCATCCGACAGACTGGCTGGCGAGCGTTGTCGCTCAAGGAAAAGAACAAAAGGCAGGACAAGGATGCAGGCGCAACAGACAATGAGTTCAAGGAGCAAGTCATTCCCAACTGGCAAGAAGGACAGCATATCACTCTTTCTGGCTGCACCATTACGGAGGGCAAGACCAAACCGAAGCCTTTGCATACGGAATCCACATTGCTTGCAGCAATGGAGACCGCAGGCAAAGAGATAGAAGATGATACGATGCGCCAGGCAATGAAGGACAGCGGTATTGGCACACCTGCCACACGTGCCGCCATCATCGAAACCCTGCTCAAACGAGAGTATATGGTGCGCCAGCAGAAGAAACTTGTGCCGACGGAAAAAGGACTCGCCCTGCATTCCGTGGTGAAGAACATGGCGATTGCCAATGTGGAGATGACGGGCAAATGGGAGGCGGAACTTGCCAAGATTGAACGAGGTGAAGCAAGTGCAGACGGGTTCACCCATAGTATCGAAGGTTATACCCGTGAAATCACTGCGGAATTGTTAGGTTGTGACAGACTTTTCAGCCACAAGGATTCCGGCTGCCAGTGTCCTAAATGCAAGCAAGGTACCATGCAGTTCTTCGGAAAGGTAGTAAGATGCAGCAACAAGGAGTGCGGTATGCCAGTGTTCAAGCAGGTAGCAGGAAAGTTGCTCACTGATGCCGACATCACCGACTTGCTCACCAAGGGCAAGACCAGAACGCTCAATGGTTTCACCAGCAAGCAAGGCAAATCGTTCTCCGCAGCCATTGCCTTTGACGAGAATTTCAACACGAAATTCGTCTTTGCAGAGCACAAAACAGCAGAAAAGCGAGGAAATGTGAAGAGATACAAGAAATAGTTTGTACCTTTGCCACCGAAACATGGTTCATAAATGGTGTCTTGATTCAGGATGCTTTTATTTACTGTGGATTAAGTGGCGGCACTCGGAGGGATACCGAGTGCCTTTTTCTTGCTTTCAACAAACATCAACCGCCATCCACGGTTTATTATTCACCACTTAATCCATTCAACAGACAAATGAACAGAAAGAAACAGGCACAGACAGAACTGTCCTATTACGGACTGTACCTCTTGAACCACCTCAGAGAAAACCGTTTTCCACAAGCCAGCGATGCGGACTTTATCCGCGAACGTGCAGACCATGCCGCAGAAGTATATGAGCAGGCACGGCGTGATGCCCTCTTTGCCGATGCGGCACAAGAGCTTGCCATGTCAGCATTACTGAAAGGTCTCCATATTTCCAAGTACAGCATCCTGTATGATGTTGTTGACAGTGAGTTTCCCCTGGAGGTAGCAGTAGAAGACCAGGAAGCGTTTGTCAAGAACCTCCTGCCTTTGGTTGACAACGTGTATTCCATTTACGACCTCACCGATGACAATTTTGCCCAGTCACCGGACTATGACCAGCTCTATACAGAGTTGACGGGAGCCGTTGCCCTTTTCATAGAGTCAAATGGCATACAATAGAAAACAACGTCTGAACGACAACATCAAGGCGATAGAGACGGCATTCATCCTTGACAGGGAACAGCGCACGCCGACTGCCCGTGAGC from the Segatella copri genome contains:
- a CDS encoding glycoside hydrolase family 66 protein, giving the protein MRKFFLLRLGCKYGFSLALPFVFAMMSHAATISSQLSVEMTTDKACYTPGQVVVFSASGSLPSNAYVRYRHGAMVLESHKLSDVMSNNRWTWTPPTTDYQGYLVELFAESNGTEVVLGTIAVDVSSNWKHFPRYGFVADFNNYDGSFHINKKRRRL
- a CDS encoding DUF6078 family protein → MELNLNDPAFIKSLVDYHWMYCFNADCPRAAECIRFISAKFKPDDVTAGNAVYPDANLHASCSHFMRVHQFKAAWGFSHLYDQVKHVEMQTIKYRIMDVLGNRTTYYRVHRGEKHLTPEMQEQVKKVFAEYGYGEPAYDHYAEEIGFVYE
- a CDS encoding site-specific integrase, with protein sequence MKSTFSIIFYLKRQVVKKDGTVPVMGRITVDGTQAQFSCKTTANPDLWDTKGGRMIGKSMQALEVNRKLDKMRVSISKHYQEIMDRDNFVTADKVKNAFLGLEYRCHTLMKVYSQSRDEMEKQYKAGMKSLSTYTKYRIGCAYVGEFLQTHYHVKDIALKELSLPFITDYETFLRTDKHLKINSAMVFVRNLRAMVFRAIDNEWLVKDPFRRYEYKEEETTREFLSKEEIHLLMETPITRKKMSMVRDLFLFCCFTGLAFIDLYNLKEENIKEFFDEGEWIVIHRQKTGTEANIKLLDYPKQIMEKYRGLCEDGRVFPVPNYQSCMDSLKRLGKKCGITKPLSWHMSRHSFATSVCLSNGVPIETVSSMLGHKDIKTTQVYAKITKEKLSKDVEKLSQQINNIEEFTFGNVCNDNTNTINGRV
- a CDS encoding helix-turn-helix domain-containing protein, coding for MNMNQLLTHESKSIDTAMQSLKKANNWLSSFIESYSPPLNGERYLTDKELSEHLKLSRRTLQEYRKQGILPYIILCGKTLYPESEIQALLTGNYRKPIIDGTVS
- a CDS encoding helix-turn-helix domain-containing protein; translation: MEVVTMEKKAFDLMMARYDALVKKVELLKHKANGKRLNKWLTGHEVCQQLRISQRTLQKLRDRRFLGHTQIGRQFYYCPEEVKAIVPLIARIKSV
- a CDS encoding helix-turn-helix domain-containing protein, producing the protein MEVITMESPAFKMLTEQIADVAKLVALIYSNARENTKRRSMELVLTSSDAARILGISKRTLQRLRSTNSIEYFMVRGQCRYSINAVQKLIEERTIAKET
- a CDS encoding helix-turn-helix domain-containing protein translates to MEDGTLRRLELYLHDLHKKIDGIYDMLMLRHERSGEDKGCSGINEKLLDNQDLCLLFQISPRSLQRYRSLGVLPYKRLGQKTYYTEEDVKQFIKNNVKDFNQENVEHYMTRIHQKFK
- a CDS encoding DUF4099 domain-containing protein, whose protein sequence is MGQKKKSDEQDVLVVRDEKTGEISVVAGLSRDGTPKRAPAKAENTSDFLRFDRNSDLMDSFFRNFFRQCKEPSRFGFYRIAADQVENLLGVMKELLKDPEANKEILSAHKVDTSNYEKEAKQSEGQAKETASSDDASKTQANTEKENVSSEQTNEKENDMEQKPEQTATEQQAQTAPGVKQNLISGNDVNLQELGAKYGIDFNSMNEKDMKALLNYGKTGLVIVKPTFGGEQIEIQARLSFRKDDNDQLQLVPHFVRNEPKLDVAYKGYTFTPEDKKNLLQNGNLGKVVDFPDKNTGELRPHFISIDRLTNEIVDIPTNKVRIPDTIGKTPITKDDKRVLYSGIPLRKEIELANGRKFTPLLQVNVEQRGVEFVPGSTRQAQGQKQNGDKKQTADKQEQKAEGDVGGQKKQQDPNHWLNEDGTIRRLNTYFKKELTEQQKDDYVAGKTIEIKEVPNKNGSGTYTAYVKFDFDKMQPRSYRNNPDIKQAKEQIPTNENKVQVAVNEQGKTHEATKHTKEPLSPGQSAPKNEKQQKEQSAEEQKPKRKARSVKM
- a CDS encoding type IA DNA topoisomerase; amino-acid sequence: MKTIIAEKPSVAKEIAHIVGADKREEGYMQGNGYYVTWAFGHLVQPAMPETYGMKGFHAENLPVIPDPFVLVPRQVKTENGYKPDAGVLAQIKIIGKLFDSSERIIVATDAGREGELIFRYLYAYLGCRKPFDRLWISSLTDTAIREGLLNLKDGKEYDNLYHAAKARSEADWLVGINGTQALTIAAGRGTYSVGRVQTPTLGMVCERYWEHKRFESKPFWQVHFGVVDADSGNILKFTSANRWTDKATATDIYNKVKETGSVIITKIATKRKVEKAPLLYDLTTLQKEANSQHGFTAEHTLSIAQKLYEAKFITYPRTSSRYISDDVFATLPKLFKNLENHSEYGEKVKLLPGSEDYSKNSVNAAKVTDHHALLITENAAIGLFKDEKIVYDMILCRMIEAFSADCIKDITSVSAQVDHDVEFGISGSIIRQTGWRALSLKEKNKRQDKDAGATDNEFKEQVIPNWQEGQHITLSGCTITEGKTKPKPLHTESTLLAAMETAGKEIEDDTMRQAMKDSGIGTPATRAAIIETLLKREYMVRQQKKLVPTEKGLALHSVVKNMAIANVEMTGKWEAELAKIERGEASADGFTHSIEGYTREITAELLGCDRLFSHKDSGCQCPKCKQGTMQFFGKVVRCSNKECGMPVFKQVAGKLLTDADITDLLTKGKTRTLNGFTSKQGKSFSAAIAFDENFNTKFVFAEHKTAEKRGNVKRYKK
- a CDS encoding DUF1896 domain-containing protein, which encodes MNRKKQAQTELSYYGLYLLNHLRENRFPQASDADFIRERADHAAEVYEQARRDALFADAAQELAMSALLKGLHISKYSILYDVVDSEFPLEVAVEDQEAFVKNLLPLVDNVYSIYDLTDDNFAQSPDYDQLYTELTGAVALFIESNGIQ